Proteins from a genomic interval of Schistosoma mansoni strain Puerto Rico chromosome 2, complete genome:
- a CDS encoding putative calcium-dependent activator protein for secretion, which produces MLNTSSSEDDEYVGSSENFGEDDQNGTWLHYEDRNLTKGLHTRKKQLPSAFWFLVLDIHKIDRVSKPQVNNLLKSGSLPPDDKINLKYRTTDQSLPTGWKQVQYDQISNVHSPFIDAQRPPRLGDCVGKVTESSKIDFTLNSGAAHQDTCVPVTTSTHFSVSFESPLEASSLGARLSPVGSSCWSSEQHISPDLTSLMSSSTNSVSAGVSLSSGRQHALKSLLHRQPSAGTGCSGGTFSTEAGQLQSASNSVRSAPLCPSQVTKSKWSKQMGINKNSNLQYFTPPPPSLVISDPEEEMHNKRLQLRR; this is translated from the exons ATGTTAAACACTTCATCCAGTGAAGATGATGAATACGTTGGCTCATCAGAGAATTTTGGTGAAGACGATCAGAATGGGACCTGGTTGCATTATGAGGACAGGAA CCTTACTAAGGGGCTCCATACAAGGAAGAAACAACTGCCCAGTGCTTTCTGGTTCCTAGTTTTAGA CATTCATAAGATTGACCGGGTATCGAAGCCACAAGTTAACAATCTACTGAAATCAGGATCATTACCACCAGATGACAAGATTAATCTAAAGTATAGAACAACTGATCAAAGTTTGCCCACAGGATGGAAACAAGTGCAATATGATCAAATCTCTAATGTTCATAGCCCATTCATCGATGCCCAACGGCCTCCACGTTTAGGAGATTGTGTTGGTAAAGTCACAGAGTCATCAAAGATAGATTTTACACTGAATAGTGGGGCAGCTCATCAAGATACATGTGTGCCTGTTACTACCTCAACGCATTTCAGTGTAAGCTTTGAAAGTCCTTTGGAAGCCTCCTCTTTAGGAGCACGACTTAGTCCTGTTGGTAGTAGTTGTTGGTCATCTGAACAACATATCTCGCCAGACTTGACATCGCTTATGAGTAGTAGCACAAATTCTGTATCTGCTGGGGTATCATTAAGTTCGGGTCGTCAGCATGCTCTGAAATCATTACTCCACAGACAGCCATCAGCTGGAACAGGATGTTCTGGTGGTACTTTTTCGACAGAAGCTGGACAATTACAGTCTGCCTCAAATTCTGTTCGTTCTGCTCCTCTATGTCCTAGTCAAGTGACCAAGTCAAAGTGGAGCAAACAAATGGGAATAAATAAGAATTcaaatttacaatattttacACCACCTCCACCGTCATTAGTAATCAGTGATCCAGAAGAGGAAATGCACAATAAACGTCTACAATT